The genomic window TCAGAGattcctaaatgcatgacttttgGAGAGATTTTTACTGTGTTTATGTAATAGAAAATGTGTAAAACAAGTGTCTGTTTAACCTGTGCTAATTATAGTTACTTAGATCTATTGTTACTAGGAAATAACAGGGGTAGCATCTGCAAATCTGAGTCTAATAATGGATTTTTTGAGACGCAGGGAAGCAGGCTGCATAGTGGAGATAAGCTTTTCCTTCTGATGTAGCTCAAAAATAATTAAGGTTTGatctttaaaaatgtgtctgaaTACATAATGGTGGGGAATGATTTTAGTACAGGTACAGGCATCTGTTGAAGCAGTTTCCTTGCACTAGAGCTATAGTAAATGTCTGCCATTGCGAAAATTAATAAGTGCTAAAGAGGGGGAAAAGTTGGTGGCTACCATAAAACAAAGGCCATCATCTTGAAAATATACTTTATCTTAAAGTTGCCCTGGTTACTGTTAAATTAAATATTCGTAAGTGTCACTTTTAAAGGCTCGAAGGAAACAGTTAAAAATATTGAGCTTTGGACAGCTCTTTGTGTAATAAGTTTCACTTCTTAACTGCATAAAATGTCAcagtccttttaaaataaaacattttcttgaTCTGGGAGAGAAATAATCTTTTCTAAGTGTGAAACTTTTCTTGCAGgtattaaaatgtaaattgtaCAGGAATTGGCAAACTATTCCTAACCAACTGCCTGTCTCTTtaggattggtccaaaagaagACTTTTTCCATTGTTCAAAATGTAACTTATGTCTAGCCTTGAGTCTTCAAGGAAAACATAAGGTATGAATGTAATACTCTatagtttcattttaaaagaacacAGCTCCCCCCATCACTGTGTTTATGAAAACGAGAGCTGGTACGTCCTAGCTAGACCcatgtataacacagaccagtgCTGTGCATACTTTCCTCCTTCCACTAATGTATCGCAGTCCTGAACAGCAACATTGATCAGCATTGGACTTCTGTATCACTTCCCTTGCAATGTGAATCCCATGGAATATACTCTTTGAAATTTCATTGCACATCTGGAGGTCCCCGTATCAATGATCAACTCTTCTAGAAATGTTTTAAGATTCTGTCAGTTTGATTTGCCACTTTCCTAGTGTGGTCTAGTAGTTTCTTTTTTGGAAGTCccataacaattaaaaaaaaattaaaattggaaATTTTAGCATTCACAGATTTTACTGGAACCCCCTTTTTTGGAATTTGAACCCATGTTTGGGGTAGTAAAAGGTTTCATGaaacttttatatattttaagGAAATGTAGATCCAAGTACTTCTATTATGCAAGAATCTACATTGAGTTTTCTTTCCTGTTAAGctgtcttttttctttctttacaaaGTGCATTGAAAATGTCTCCAGGCAGGACTGTCCAATATGTTTGGAGGtaagggttttttattttaaatgtttcagcTATTAAAAGTTTACTTGAAAATAAATTCTATAACTTAATTGTGTAcctactgaaatatttttttcctttttttcttgtgGCATTGACTTTAGTGTTCTGggtgtgtttggtacttgggaAAATACATGCTAATTCTTATGTCTTGAAACAGGACATTCACACCTCGCGTGTCGGAGCCCATGTTCTACCGTGTGGACACCTTCTTCATAGGTAAAGCTATTTCCATAGAATCCTCTATCAGAGATAGAAATATCTGTTGTATATTCCAGTCCATCTCCTCACTAATGCAAGCCTGATTGTTCTCTGCTGTCTTCAGTTGCGTTCCGAATGTCCCAAGCAATGGGGCTTCCGTCCTTTCCCTTGGAGACTACTCCCCAACCCAGTAAAACTTCCTAACAGAGGTGCTTCCTTGATGTTCATCTTACATCTTCCCTTGCTTAATTTATTCTTGTTACCACTTGTACTCCAGCATATCACTCTAAATAACATCCTCCTTGATGCAGTCTGTTGTGCCATCCCCTCACTCTGGCCCTATAATGAGCAGTGTGTGACTGGAGCCCCATGAGGAGCCCAGTTGGCTCTATGAAGGTACCCCCTGTGGAGCTTTTTGGAGGGTCCAGGACTCAAGTTGTCTCTTAACCAGTCTATATATTTAATTCTTAATTTTCATCCTGCATTGTCCTGGTGTCCACTGAACATTTCTATTGCTCTAGGAAATCTTTCCAGTTTGTCATTAATTTTTATGCTGACATGGTGCTCAGAACTGAATAGATCACTGCCGGAGGGTGTGACACAACAGAGTCATGTATTTCCTTCATGTCCTGTGAATCGATGCAACTGTATATTCAACCCAAAATGTCCTTATcccttttttgtttctgttcGCTATTATGTCTCACTGGACATACCTTTGAATTTCTTCTATTCCTAGGTCTCCTTCTTCATTGCTGTTTgccaggctccccccaccccactgactgTACGTTGTAGATTAACATTCTCCAGATGGAGCAGCATGAATCTTCCCTAACTGAACCTGGCTTTGTTCTGTTCTGCCCATCTCCCTGACTCTCTCTGATGTAGTTCTCTGTCCCTGTCGTTGGGAGTGATCTTGAATCATCTGCAAGTTTCATTCCCACGCTGTTGACTCCTTCCACCAGTTCACTACTGAAGATGTCAGAATAGGACCGTAACACGTTCTGGTCTCCTTGGGTCCAGCTAAACACTACTTTTTggtgcttggtccctctttccactACATACGAATTATTTTTTAACCATAGCTCTTTGGCTTGCTCGCTCTTCCTTCAGTTGAAGTCAGCCCCACTTTTCTGTCCCGAGGGTTTAAAGCACAGTGACTTCACCTTCCTTGTGTAGCTACTAATGTGGCCTTgtgttttctttttagaacttgttATGAAGACATGTTAAAAGAGTGAGTATTCTGACCCCACTTCTTCCTAAGTACTCTGGCAATGCAGACTCCTGAGCTGGAGAAGTAAAAATTGCTTTGCTTTGCCAATCCAGGGCCAAGTGATTTAAAGGCAACTGTTAACAAAGCAGTCTCTCCTCAGCTACTTCCAACAAATGCTGTGCAATGTGTCCATGTTGTACATCACCTTTCTCATTGACAACACTGTCATAGAATCCCATTCATAAATGTATCGACTACATCTTCAAGCTAGTGGGGTTGTTTGCCCCACTGGTCCTGTGGGGAGGCTGTGCCAGcccctcactcctctgatggacAGAAGCCTTCTGCTCCTTCCAGCCGAAATTTATTCATGGGCAGTCTATCCCCATTGGTCTTTGTGCCAACGTTGTCCTTTACATTCAAtagctcttcctcctccctgggGTTTTCCTCCCCATCCTGATGTATTTAAACTGACTCTGCCACACCAGCATCTTCCTGACTTGTATTTTATCTCCTTGCCAGAGGTTACCGATGCCCCTTGTGCATGCACTCTGCTTTAGATATGTCCAGGTACTGGCGACAATTGGATGATGAAGTGGCGCAAACCCCTATGCCCACGGAATATCAGAACATGATGGTGGAGGTAAATAGCAACGCTTTTCTCACCGTGCCCCCTTCCAGTCTCCCTCCATTATTGGCCACTCTCTGCCCACCTGTTAGCCGGAGTAGAGAGCAAgcggctctctctctctctgaaacaaAAGGTAATGTTACCCTTTGGCATGATGCAGAACAATTGTTTCTCATGTTCAGGGGATAAGGTGACCAGCTAGGTGAAGAACTATGTTGTTCCTTACCCACCTGCACCTGGTATAGCATTGCACTAGGCGGGGGGTAAGGGAGGCCGGGGGAATTACTCTTCTGAAACATCAGACAACCCCAGATCAGGGAGCCACTGTCCTCTGCAGGAGCAGGAATGTATGTTCTCATCCCATTTCAGGGTGAACATACTGTTTGTGCAAAGCACTCGGACGTTTGCCAGTGTTAGAGTGGTAAATTGAGTGCTGCTATTCTAGCCAAGGGTAACTCAGCCTTTGACATCCACATTGGGCCTGGCTTCTGCTTGCTAGTGAGACTTAAATTAGGATCAGGGTTATGTAACTTATTCCAGCTGCACCCACAAAGCCAGCGCAGATGCCCCACTTCCCTAGTGTTTCTTGGACTGAGGATGGTTCTGCTTTTTTAGTTGATGTAGAAAAGAACGTATTTCCCAGAATGGATTATCTGAAGTCTCATAGAGCAGCGTCAGGGAGCCCTCACAGAGGGAATTAGTGTAACCAGAGCTTTGTGTCCTCTCCTGTCTTCATCTGCCGGATTGTCTGGGAAGGCCAAATTTGTTATGCATctaatgcaaaaaataaaaaggtattCAAAGGTGTTAAACAGCACACTTATCTAAACCATATtagtaaaaaacaaaattcataatattaaaaaagaaaatttgcAGTTTGAAAGGTCCTAAACATAGggcaccacatgaaattaataatTCAACTTCGCCAGTTATAATTGCCGTTTAAAATGAACAGGAaatcaaaaaaatatatattatatgtaACAATATAAGTACAATAGAAATTAAGATCTATAACCAGCATTATCCCAGTGTAAAAACGGCAACCTAAGGGAAAAATAAAACACAGACAGCCTGCCGTAAACAAATCAAGCACAGATGGTTCCGTAAGTGCTCAGCTGAAATAAACCAGACCACCAGTGCGGGAGTTTGGCCCCAGCTAGTCATTAGAGAGTTGAAGGAGGTGGTACTGCTAGGGACATGCTATGTGCTGTGAAATATCACAACTTCTCGGTGGAGACAACACCATGCCAGGGGAGCCTGAACCTCACCTTTCTGACTGAGACTGGGACCCATGCCTTATGGCCACGtgtagaaataaaaatgtaacagAAGTCGTGACAGACAGTGAGAATCACTGGTGGCCAATCTCATTGCACCTGTCCCTCCCTTGCCCATTAACACCGCTGACTTTATACAAAGGAAAATAGAGCAATTGGTGCCCATTGTCCAACTAATAGCCAGGCAACAGACAACTGAAAACAATACTGTACCAAAGGAGGTGAGGTTGGGGCCCCTGGTTCATACTTTAAGCCTAATATTAATAGACATTCAAATAATTACCACCACTGTGGTCTTAAAAATGTGCTGCTAAATAATAAACTTAAAAAACCCCATAACACCTCCCCCCAAAGAATACAGATACTACAAATactaatataaaacaaaaaatatggcTAAACCCTAACCCAACATGAATAAGCACACACAAAcccctcatttaaaaaaagaattaaaaatatcaaaaacaaaatatattaaataaatcaacaaaaatataaaaaaaataaaatacaccttTACCCagctataacgcgacccgatataacacaggttcaCATAAAgcgcggtagcagcggggctctggcggccctttaaagggtccggggctctggctgctgcggggagccctgggccctttaaatcccattgaagccctgctgctgctgctaccccggggctgcggcagcagggctcaccggcgatttaaagggcctggggctccccgcagcggctgaaGCCCGGAGCTCTtgaaatcactgccagagccctgccaccccaaccCCGATATAACGAGGTTTCAGCTATaacacggtagggatttttggctccccacgactgcgttatagcggggtagagacGTATCTAAACCAACTAAAATAAAAGAGACAAActgtttatatataaataaaataaaaagacatcTAGTAGTAAGCAAGTTTTGTTCTAGCCACAACGTTTTATGCAGCCTCCTGTTTGTCTTATGGCCACTCTCTTTTATTACAGATCCTTTGCAATGACTGCAGCACCCGGTCCACGGTACAGTTCCATATCTTAGGCATGAAGTGTACAAGCTGTGAATCCTACAACACTGCTCAAGacggaggatgcaggatggctctGGAGCAGCAGTGACTAACACACACATCATGTGTTACCGGAAAGAAAACCATCCTTGTTTGATACGGCTGCTAAGGCACACTGCAATGTCTCATCGTACAAATGGTTTCTCTGTTCATGTCCTATCACAAAATCCCAATTCAGGCTCCTTAGGAGACCGTCACCCTCTGCTGTTAGCATATCCTACGATTCCCACACTGCAGTGGTTGTGAAGTGCAGATCCATGTCAGAGTGCCTGTGAGATCTCACGCCTTTGCTTTCTACGGTGATGCTCCGTGGAGAGCGTTCTTGTCTGGTGGAACTTCCCCTTCCGTGGTGCTGCGCATCACACACACTGTTAGTTCTAGAGAACTGCAAATTTTAGAGGAGAGCTCAGCTCTCTTTTCTACCACACTGTATAGATACATATTTCTAATCAGACGATTTATAAGCAATAGCTGTCAGAACTGAACTGATTCTATGGCATCTGAGGGCTCTGACCAGATTCTGTGGAGGCTGTTACTTCCAGGAAGAGAGGGCAGCAAGAATGGACAGATACCCATTCTGCATAGAAATCCGTGGGGAGGGTCAGTAGCTTGGAGTGCTATCTTAAGGAAAGCTTAAGTATTCAGTCTTTTTGGTAAATAGATTTTGTTTGTAAGTTTATTTGTAGGTGGATGAAGTCTGGGAAGTGGAGGTGACTATAGATGGAAGAGGAGTGATGGTATAAATCCTTTATCTTCATCTACAACTCCTATCTACAACCTGCACAAAGTGAAAACGGGCAGGTTTATTAATGTAAAGCAAGGCTACTGTGTGTCAAATTAGTGTGGGTATATAACACTTTAAAAGCTGTTGCTTCTCTACTGATTTCTCGGGGGAactaatttctccacatcctaGTTCCTTTCACCTGCTGCAATTACACTAGCTATTGATTTCTCTCCACCCCGAAGGCCCTGATGCTGAGAAGTCTTACCAACATGCTTCCTTTAAATGTGCCAGTGGTCTGTTAACTTCAGTGAGTCTACTCAGGTGCAGGAAGTTAGGCATGTGCATTTCTCTTTTCAGGATTAAGGCCAAAAATAGTTCCATTGATTCTGCAATTTTGCAAAAATTCTCCAATTTAGGGACACTCTCAGGTGGCTTAGGCCCAGTCTTTGCTTTTGTGGTTCTGTTTTCATGAAACTAGATCTTACAAAACAATTGTTAAAATATACTGAAAATAGTTCCCTCCAGAGCGTTGGCAGTCTGAATACTGCGGGATGGCCCTCCTTTGTGAGAGCCAGTGTGTGAAAGTAGCTCCAGGTATATATGAAAGATCTTTGTCTCTTTCATTGTCAATACAGAAAAATCACAAACCTAGCTTCTCACTATATAGcttattttttaaacttgttCTAATTATCTAAAGTGTcactaaaattttatttttcgTCTGACTGTCCCTTTATGCTCAAAAATACTTCAACTCTTAAGTGGTGTGCGGTAGTATTAGTGTATCCTGCTACTGAAATTTAAGCGCATATACGTAGGTATCTTTTTCCTAAAGCACTTTTCTCAATGCCATAAATTAATGTATTTGGATGTACAGTAATATCTTTAATAAAGCAGATTATAGTAAACTCTTCATTATTTTGGTGGTCGATGTTCCTGGGAAGTGTCAAATGAGTTTGAACTAAAATAGGATGTTGTAAAAATACAGTTTGACAGTTAATTTCAGTGGCAATGATGGATTTTTCACTTCTCTAGATGCTGGACCCACTGGCGTGGGAGAATGTGACTACAGCCAGAATACTCGTTGACTCAAAGCTTTTATACTAGATCTGTGCTGTGCCTTTTGACCTGCACAGTTGTTTACGCTGGAAATAGTTTTCCAGCAGCTCATGTTGTTCCTCAATCTCTCCGTGGCAGTCCCCACAGCTACACTGGACTCCGCATGCCTCCCTCATGAGGTAATTTGACGTTTTCTCTGCAGTTCTGACAGTGTGCAATAAATGTGACGCTAATAGTGCTATGGAAGGTTGCAACATCCATAGTTCGTAAGTTGCAAATTAAGCACAGTTACCTTGACCTCTGAGGTATGTCTAGGCTGCACACTCCTTTCAGCAGCACTAGAGTACATAAACGATACACACCCCGAGCATGGACACAGGTAGAAGTATAGACAGTGAGACACAAAGACAGACCTGAATGCTGTGGGTACATACCCTACTCGACTCTGCTTGCCCAAGCAGTGCGgccccatctacactgctgtttttagcagcaTAGTGTCCCGCTGCCTCCtagctgctggagtctttccccgttgcagggaaaggctccgGTAGCTGGAAAGACTGCCTGGGGGACACAGCGGGGAAAGGCTCTGTCAGCTCCCCACTGCCAAGTCTTTCCCTGCTTGCCCTACCCCCACCAGAGCCTTCCGCTGACATGTGTAGCAGCACCCCACAGGGTGGGCTCAGCCTGCATTTCACTGTGGCGTATAGCTACAGGTACCCTGCATGCTGCTGCGAGGGGTGTGCAGTGCACCCCGTTCTAAGTTGCTTAAATCCAACATTTGACCTGCAGCTCCCTGATCCCACTTACTGCTGGatactaaggctacgtctacactacccgccgtatcggcgggtagcgatcgatttttcagggatcgatatatcgcgtctcatctagatgcgatatatcgatccccgaacgcgcttatatcgattccggaactccaccaccgcgaacggcggtggcgtcgtcgatatggagagccccggagatcgatcccgcgccgtgaggacgggtaagttatcgatataagatacttcgacttcagctacgttattcacgtagctgaagttgcgtatcttatatcgatttttccccttagtgtagaccagccctaagtgtaTTCATGTGCCATCCTCTCGGATCTCTAGAACGGTAGGCAGGACTAGATGTACTGTTTTGCAGCACAGGTGAGGAAGGTGGCTGCTCTGGGTGGGTGTTAGGCAGTAGTAAAGTGGGCTGATGGCTCCATTCTTCCTAACTTTGGTAAACAAATCTGTTCCGAGACATTGAGTTCATGTGCACGGCAGTGAGGAGGTGTAATTCCTGACGTGGGTAGACAgatgtgcactaaaaatagcagcgtggccAGGAGTCTGTACCTAAGATCTCGGATGGAATTGTACTCGGGTCactagcctgagctgctgcccatgcCGATCAGAGCTAGAGTGGGTACGTCTGcccgagctgggaattacacctctcGGCTGCAGTATAGGCCTGTCCTTATCAGTGACAATTGCCACCATTGTAGTTCGAAACCCCAAATGCAAATTAACAGCCTTTCCCCGTGGTACTGTGCTAAGCGTGTTGTGGTGGTTGGACGGCAATTGACAAAGCAAACGCCACTGGACGCTTTGCCTTTTATTTTAATAGGATTTGGGCGGCTGTTCCAGTTTCAGAATAATGGAACAGAGGGGAGCCTACGAAGGCAACAGTGAAGAAAAATCCTTGGTTTTGTCAGTCAATATTAAAACTTGTTGATTGAGTGACCTACCCTGCTGTGTCTAGCTTGGGAAAGTGCAAATCAGTCTCTTTTTTGTATATGTGTATTTATCAATCAGAGtgaagctgctttttttttctttttttttttttcctgtccttAAGGTCTGATCTTTAAATTGGTCAGTACAGATCCAAATAGTCATACACGTAATGTGCACAGCCTCTATGCCAGCGGTGTGAGCTGGGCACACGGGTAAACGGCCTTTTTTCCATAGGACACAGGGGCAACATCTGTTATGATTTGCTCCATGTTGCTTTGGAAACCTGCAAAATTAGCATTCCAGCAGAGGCTAA from Mauremys mutica isolate MM-2020 ecotype Southern chromosome 5, ASM2049712v1, whole genome shotgun sequence includes these protein-coding regions:
- the RCHY1 gene encoding RING finger and CHY zinc finger domain-containing protein 1 isoform X2 — translated: MDRFKVKQVQCAKCRRIQQAQQSCEDCSSVFGEYYCGICHLFDKDKKQYHCEKCGICRIGPKEDFFHCSKCNLCLALSLQGKHKCIENVSRQDCPICLEDIHTSRVGAHVLPCGHLLHRTCYEDMLKEGYRCPLCMHSALDMSRYWRQLDDEVAQTPMPTEYQNMMVEILCNDCSTRSTVQFHILGMKCTSCESYNTAQDGGCRMALEQQ
- the RCHY1 gene encoding RING finger and CHY zinc finger domain-containing protein 1 isoform X1 codes for the protein MAEAGGAGCEHYRRSCLLQAPCCGKFYVCRLCHDSKEDHQMDRFKVKQVQCAKCRRIQQAQQSCEDCSSVFGEYYCGICHLFDKDKKQYHCEKCGICRIGPKEDFFHCSKCNLCLALSLQGKHKCIENVSRQDCPICLEDIHTSRVGAHVLPCGHLLHRTCYEDMLKEGYRCPLCMHSALDMSRYWRQLDDEVAQTPMPTEYQNMMVEILCNDCSTRSTVQFHILGMKCTSCESYNTAQDGGCRMALEQQ